From the genome of Seriola aureovittata isolate HTS-2021-v1 ecotype China chromosome 6, ASM2101889v1, whole genome shotgun sequence, one region includes:
- the crtc1b gene encoding CREB-regulated transcription coactivator 1b isoform X3, with the protein MASSNNPRKFSEKIALHNQKQAEETAAFEEVMKDLNITRAARLQLQKTQYLQLGQNRGQYYGGSLPNVNQIGNGNIDLPFQNSVLDTSRTTRHHGLVERVYRDRNRITSPHRRPLSVDKHGRQIDSCPYSSVYLSPPPDTSWRRTNSDSALHQSAMNPKPQEVFAGGSQELQPKRVLLLTVPGTENSESNADKDAQKQLWNDKKDDASKPNACDVPGINIFPSPDQELNPSVLPAAHNTGGSLPDLTNIQFPPPLSTPLDPDDTVAFPSLSSSNSTGSLTTNLTHLGISAASHGIPTSSQPTMTVTAQRRQPPVVPLTLTSDLHLQQSPQQLSPTLSSPVNITQAVPTESLTLEQQLAQYPLFNQLTAQAQAQLLSDLQKQQQALPQGIQLIALPTQASTGTVTATASSPSPDSQTTASISISSHIPVVGSIFGDSFYDQQLASRQTNALSHQLEQFNMIENPISSTSLYNQCSTLNYTQAAMMGLTGSSLQDSQQLGYSNHGNIPNIILTVTGESPPSLSKELTNSLAGVGDVSFDADSQFPLDELKIDPLTLDGLHMLNDPDMVLADPATEDTFRMDRL; encoded by the exons atGGCGTCCTCTAACAATCCTCGCAAATTTAGCGAAAAAATCGCTTTGCATAATCAGAAACAGGCGGAGGAGACTGCTGCGTTTGAAGAAGTGATGAAAGACTTGAACATCACCAGAGCTGCACGG TTGCAGTTACAGAAGACCCAGTATTTGCAACTAGGGCAGAATCGTGGACAGTACTATGGAGGCTCACTGCCCAATGTCAATCAGATTGGAAATGGCAACATTGACCTGCCTTTTCAG AACTCGGTGCTGGATACCAGTCGGACAACCAGGCACCACGGGCTGGTGGAGCGTGTTTACCGTGACCGGAACCGCATCACATCTCCTCACCGCCGGCCACTGTCAGTCGACAAACACGGACGCCAA ATTGACAGCTGTCCTTACAGCTCAGTTTACCTCTCCCCACCGCCAGACACTAGCTGGAGAAG GACAAATTCGGACTCTGCCTTACACCAGAGCGCCATGAATCCGAAGCCCCAGGAGGTGTTTGCAGGGggatcacaggagctgcagccaAAACGAG TACTGCTGCTAACAGTGCCTGGGACGGAGAATTCAGAGTCAAATGCAGACAAGGATGCGCAGAAACAGTTGTGGAATGATAAGAAG GATGATGCATCAAAGCCCAACGCGTGTGATGTCCCGGGAATCAA tatattCCCATCACCAGACCAGGAATTGAACCCATCCGTGCTCCCAGCTGCACACAACACCGGCGGTTCGCTGCCTGATCTGACTAACATCCAGTTCCCTCCTCCGCTATCCACCCCGCTGGACCCCGACGACACCGTGGCCTTCCCCTCCCTCAGCTCGTCCAACAGCACAGGCAGCCTGACCACCAACCTCACCCACCTTGGCATCAGCGCTGCCAGCCACG GGATCCCTACCTCCTCTCAGCCCACCATGACTGTCACGGCACAGCGCCGGCAACCTCCTGTGGTGCCGCTCACCCTCACCTCTGACCTCCATCTTCAACAGTCCCCGCAGCAGCTCTCACCCACCCTGTCCTCACCTGTTAACATCACACAA GCCGTGCCAACGGAGTCGTTGACCCTGGAGCAGCAGCTCGCCCAGTACCCCCTGTTCAACCAGTTGACGGCTCAGGCCCAGGCCCAGCTGCTCAGCGAcctgcagaagcagcagcaggcccTGCCGCAGGGCATCCAGCTCATCGCCTTGCCAACTCAGGCCTCTACTGGTACAGTCACCGCCACTGCAAGCAGCCCCTCACCAGACAGCCAGACGACCgccagcatcagcatcagctcg CACATCCCTGTGGTGGGCAGTATATTTGGCGACTCCTTCTATGATCAGCAGTTGGCATCGAGGCAGACCAATGCACTTTCTCACCAG CTGGAGCAGTTCAACATGATCGAGAACCCCATCAGCTCCACCAGCCTTTACAACCAGTGCTCCACCCTCAACTACACACAGGCGGCCATGATGGGCCTCACTGGGAGCAGCCTACAGGACTCTCAGCAGCTGGGCTACAGTAACCACGGCAACATCCCCAACATCATCCTAACAG TCACAGGCGAGTCTCCTCCGAGCCTCTCCAAAGAGCTGACCAACTCTCTGGCCGGTGTTGGTGATGTCAGCTTCGACGCAGACTCTCAGTTTCCTCTGGACGAGCTGAAGATCGATCCACTCACCCTGGACGGACTGCACATGCTCAATGACCCCGACATGGTGCTCGCCGACCCCGCCACCGAGGACACGTTCAGGATGGACAGGCTGTAA
- the klhl26 gene encoding kelch-like protein 26 isoform X1, translated as MAESDGGDFASKHPQNSMANKNSTLRCTFSAPSHSTTLLQGLSVLRAQGQLLDVVLAINEERFQVHKAVLAACSDYFRAMFTGGMRESNQDTIELKGLSARGLKHIIDFAYSAEVTLDLDCIQDVLGAAVFLQMVPVVELCEEFLKSAMSVETCLHIGQMATTFSLSSLKESVDTFTFRHFLQIAEEEDFLHIPMERLVFFLQSNKLKNCSEIDLFHAAIRWLQYDESRRAQASSVLCHVRFPLMRSSELVDSVQTVDIMVEDVLCRQYLLEAFNYQILPFRQHEMRSSRTLIRSDVMSLITFGGTPYTDNDRTVSTKVYYLPDIASRQFKELTEMETGCSHACVAVLDNFVYVVGGQHLQYRSGEGAVDSCFRYDPHLSQWLRIQPLQEARIQFQLNVLHGQLYATGGRNRSGSLSSVECYCPKKNEWTYVEPLKRRIWGHAGTPCGEKLYISGGYGVSLDDKKTLHCYDPVSDQWDFRAPMNEPRVLHAMISSRDRVYALGGRMDHVDRCFDVLAVEYYIPENDQWTTVSPMRAGQSEAGCCLLDRKIYIVGGYNWHLNNVTSIVQVYNTETDEWERDLHFPESFAGIACTPIILPQNTTQR; from the exons ATGGCGGAGTCGGATGGTGGGGATTTTGCTTCGAAACATCCGCAGAACAG TATGGCTAACAAGAATAGCACCCTGCGCTGTACTTTCTCAGCCCCAAGCCACAGTACCACTCTCCTTCAGGGCTTGTCGGTCTTGCGGGCTCAGGGCCAACTACTTGATGTCGTGCTGGCCATCAATGAGGAGCGCTTCCAGGTCCACAAAGCTGTGCTGGCTGCTTGTAGTGATTACTTCAG agcaATGTTTACCGGAGGCATGAGGGAGTCAAATCAAGATACCATTGAGCTTAAGGGCTTGTCTGCCCGTGGGCTGAAACACATCATCGACTTTGCCTACAGTGCAGAAGTCACATTGGACCTGGACTGCATTCAGGACGTCCTCGGAGCAGCGGTGTTTCTTCAGATGGTCCCAGTCGTGGAGCTCTGCGAAGAGTTCCTCAAGTCAGCGATGAGCGTGGAGACATGCCTGCACATCGGCCAGATGGCCACCACCTTCAGCCTGTCTTCCCTCAAGGAGTCGGTGGATACCTTCACCTTTCGTCACTTCCTCCAAATTGCTGAGGAGGAGGACTTTCTGCACATTCCCATGGAGCGCCTCGTCTTCTTCCTGCAgagcaacaaactgaaaaactgtaGCGAGATCGACCTCTTCCACGCCGCCATCAGGTGGCTCCAGTATGACGAGTCCCGCCGGGCTCAAGCCAGCAGTGTCCTCTGCCATGTCCGCTTCCCACTAATGCGCTCCTCAGAGCTGGTGGACAGTGTTCAGACGGTGGACATCATGGTGGAGGACGTGCTGTGCCGGCAGTATCTCCTCGAGGCCTTCAATTACCAGATCCTTCCTTTCCGACAGCATGAGATGCGGTCCTCGCGGACACTCATTCGTTCTGATGTCATGTCACTCATCACCTTTGGTGGCACGCCCTACACTGACAACGACCGCACAGTGAGCACCAAGGTGTACTATCTCCCTGACATCGCTTCCCGCCAGTTCAAAGAGCTGACGGAGATGGAGACAGGGTGCAGCCACGCTTGTGTTGCTGTACTTGATAACTTTGTGTACGTCGTCGGCGGGCAGCACTTACAGTACCGCAGCGGCGAGGGCGCAGTGGACAGCTGTTTCCGCTACGACCCACACCTGAGCCAGTGGCTACGGATCCAACCCCTGCAGGAGGCCCGTATCCAGTTTCAGCTCAACGTGTTGCACGGACAGCTGTACGCCACCGGAGGGCGCAATCGATCTGGCAGCCTGTCGTCTGTGGAGTGTTACTGCCCAAAGAAGAATGAGTGGACTTATGTGGAGCCACTTAAACGCAGGATTTGGGGTCATGCAGGGACTCCATGTGGAGAAAAGCTTTATATCTCAGGGGGTTACGGCGTCTCACTGGATGACAAAAAAACTCTTCACTGCTATGATCCCGTATCAGACCAGTGGGACTTCAGAGCTCCCATGAATGAACCCAGAGTGTTGCATGCCATGATCAGCAGCAGGGATCGGGTCTATGCACTGGGCGGTCGCATGGACCACGTGGACCGCTGTTTTGATGTGCTGGCCGTCGAGTATTACATTCCAGAGAACGACCAGTGGACCACCGTCAGTCCCATGAGGGCAGGGCAGTCCGAGGCAGGCTGCTGCTTACTGGACAGGAAGATCTACATCGTTGGAGGCTACAACTGGCACCTGAACAACGTCACAAGCATCGTGCAGGTgtacaacacagagacagatgagtgGGAGAGGGATTTGCACTTCCCAGAATCTTTTGCTGGCATCGCTTGTACGCCGATTATACTTccacaaaacaccacacaacGCTAA
- the klhl26 gene encoding kelch-like protein 26 isoform X2: MAESDGGDFASKHPQNRAMFTGGMRESNQDTIELKGLSARGLKHIIDFAYSAEVTLDLDCIQDVLGAAVFLQMVPVVELCEEFLKSAMSVETCLHIGQMATTFSLSSLKESVDTFTFRHFLQIAEEEDFLHIPMERLVFFLQSNKLKNCSEIDLFHAAIRWLQYDESRRAQASSVLCHVRFPLMRSSELVDSVQTVDIMVEDVLCRQYLLEAFNYQILPFRQHEMRSSRTLIRSDVMSLITFGGTPYTDNDRTVSTKVYYLPDIASRQFKELTEMETGCSHACVAVLDNFVYVVGGQHLQYRSGEGAVDSCFRYDPHLSQWLRIQPLQEARIQFQLNVLHGQLYATGGRNRSGSLSSVECYCPKKNEWTYVEPLKRRIWGHAGTPCGEKLYISGGYGVSLDDKKTLHCYDPVSDQWDFRAPMNEPRVLHAMISSRDRVYALGGRMDHVDRCFDVLAVEYYIPENDQWTTVSPMRAGQSEAGCCLLDRKIYIVGGYNWHLNNVTSIVQVYNTETDEWERDLHFPESFAGIACTPIILPQNTTQR; encoded by the exons ATGGCGGAGTCGGATGGTGGGGATTTTGCTTCGAAACATCCGCAGAACAG agcaATGTTTACCGGAGGCATGAGGGAGTCAAATCAAGATACCATTGAGCTTAAGGGCTTGTCTGCCCGTGGGCTGAAACACATCATCGACTTTGCCTACAGTGCAGAAGTCACATTGGACCTGGACTGCATTCAGGACGTCCTCGGAGCAGCGGTGTTTCTTCAGATGGTCCCAGTCGTGGAGCTCTGCGAAGAGTTCCTCAAGTCAGCGATGAGCGTGGAGACATGCCTGCACATCGGCCAGATGGCCACCACCTTCAGCCTGTCTTCCCTCAAGGAGTCGGTGGATACCTTCACCTTTCGTCACTTCCTCCAAATTGCTGAGGAGGAGGACTTTCTGCACATTCCCATGGAGCGCCTCGTCTTCTTCCTGCAgagcaacaaactgaaaaactgtaGCGAGATCGACCTCTTCCACGCCGCCATCAGGTGGCTCCAGTATGACGAGTCCCGCCGGGCTCAAGCCAGCAGTGTCCTCTGCCATGTCCGCTTCCCACTAATGCGCTCCTCAGAGCTGGTGGACAGTGTTCAGACGGTGGACATCATGGTGGAGGACGTGCTGTGCCGGCAGTATCTCCTCGAGGCCTTCAATTACCAGATCCTTCCTTTCCGACAGCATGAGATGCGGTCCTCGCGGACACTCATTCGTTCTGATGTCATGTCACTCATCACCTTTGGTGGCACGCCCTACACTGACAACGACCGCACAGTGAGCACCAAGGTGTACTATCTCCCTGACATCGCTTCCCGCCAGTTCAAAGAGCTGACGGAGATGGAGACAGGGTGCAGCCACGCTTGTGTTGCTGTACTTGATAACTTTGTGTACGTCGTCGGCGGGCAGCACTTACAGTACCGCAGCGGCGAGGGCGCAGTGGACAGCTGTTTCCGCTACGACCCACACCTGAGCCAGTGGCTACGGATCCAACCCCTGCAGGAGGCCCGTATCCAGTTTCAGCTCAACGTGTTGCACGGACAGCTGTACGCCACCGGAGGGCGCAATCGATCTGGCAGCCTGTCGTCTGTGGAGTGTTACTGCCCAAAGAAGAATGAGTGGACTTATGTGGAGCCACTTAAACGCAGGATTTGGGGTCATGCAGGGACTCCATGTGGAGAAAAGCTTTATATCTCAGGGGGTTACGGCGTCTCACTGGATGACAAAAAAACTCTTCACTGCTATGATCCCGTATCAGACCAGTGGGACTTCAGAGCTCCCATGAATGAACCCAGAGTGTTGCATGCCATGATCAGCAGCAGGGATCGGGTCTATGCACTGGGCGGTCGCATGGACCACGTGGACCGCTGTTTTGATGTGCTGGCCGTCGAGTATTACATTCCAGAGAACGACCAGTGGACCACCGTCAGTCCCATGAGGGCAGGGCAGTCCGAGGCAGGCTGCTGCTTACTGGACAGGAAGATCTACATCGTTGGAGGCTACAACTGGCACCTGAACAACGTCACAAGCATCGTGCAGGTgtacaacacagagacagatgagtgGGAGAGGGATTTGCACTTCCCAGAATCTTTTGCTGGCATCGCTTGTACGCCGATTATACTTccacaaaacaccacacaacGCTAA
- the crtc1b gene encoding CREB-regulated transcription coactivator 1b isoform X4, with protein MASSNNPRKFSEKIALHNQKQAEETAAFEEVMKDLNITRAARNSVLDTSRTTRHHGLVERVYRDRNRITSPHRRPLSVDKHGRQIDSCPYSSVYLSPPPDTSWRRTNSDSALHQSAMNPKPQEVFAGGSQELQPKRVLLLTVPGTENSESNADKDAQKQLWNDKKDDASKPNACDVPGINIFPSPDQELNPSVLPAAHNTGGSLPDLTNIQFPPPLSTPLDPDDTVAFPSLSSSNSTGSLTTNLTHLGISAASHGIPTSSQPTMTVTAQRRQPPVVPLTLTSDLHLQQSPQQLSPTLSSPVNITQAVPTESLTLEQQLAQYPLFNQLTAQAQAQLLSDLQKQQQALPQGIQLIALPTQASTGTVTATASSPSPDSQTTASISISSYRNQTGSPATQSPTSPVSNQGFSPGGSPQHIPVVGSIFGDSFYDQQLASRQTNALSHQLEQFNMIENPISSTSLYNQCSTLNYTQAAMMGLTGSSLQDSQQLGYSNHGNIPNIILTVTGESPPSLSKELTNSLAGVGDVSFDADSQFPLDELKIDPLTLDGLHMLNDPDMVLADPATEDTFRMDRL; from the exons atGGCGTCCTCTAACAATCCTCGCAAATTTAGCGAAAAAATCGCTTTGCATAATCAGAAACAGGCGGAGGAGACTGCTGCGTTTGAAGAAGTGATGAAAGACTTGAACATCACCAGAGCTGCACGG AACTCGGTGCTGGATACCAGTCGGACAACCAGGCACCACGGGCTGGTGGAGCGTGTTTACCGTGACCGGAACCGCATCACATCTCCTCACCGCCGGCCACTGTCAGTCGACAAACACGGACGCCAA ATTGACAGCTGTCCTTACAGCTCAGTTTACCTCTCCCCACCGCCAGACACTAGCTGGAGAAG GACAAATTCGGACTCTGCCTTACACCAGAGCGCCATGAATCCGAAGCCCCAGGAGGTGTTTGCAGGGggatcacaggagctgcagccaAAACGAG TACTGCTGCTAACAGTGCCTGGGACGGAGAATTCAGAGTCAAATGCAGACAAGGATGCGCAGAAACAGTTGTGGAATGATAAGAAG GATGATGCATCAAAGCCCAACGCGTGTGATGTCCCGGGAATCAA tatattCCCATCACCAGACCAGGAATTGAACCCATCCGTGCTCCCAGCTGCACACAACACCGGCGGTTCGCTGCCTGATCTGACTAACATCCAGTTCCCTCCTCCGCTATCCACCCCGCTGGACCCCGACGACACCGTGGCCTTCCCCTCCCTCAGCTCGTCCAACAGCACAGGCAGCCTGACCACCAACCTCACCCACCTTGGCATCAGCGCTGCCAGCCACG GGATCCCTACCTCCTCTCAGCCCACCATGACTGTCACGGCACAGCGCCGGCAACCTCCTGTGGTGCCGCTCACCCTCACCTCTGACCTCCATCTTCAACAGTCCCCGCAGCAGCTCTCACCCACCCTGTCCTCACCTGTTAACATCACACAA GCCGTGCCAACGGAGTCGTTGACCCTGGAGCAGCAGCTCGCCCAGTACCCCCTGTTCAACCAGTTGACGGCTCAGGCCCAGGCCCAGCTGCTCAGCGAcctgcagaagcagcagcaggcccTGCCGCAGGGCATCCAGCTCATCGCCTTGCCAACTCAGGCCTCTACTGGTACAGTCACCGCCACTGCAAGCAGCCCCTCACCAGACAGCCAGACGACCgccagcatcagcatcagctcg TACCGCAATCAGACTGGCTCACCAGCCACTCAGTCTCCAACCTCCCCAGTCTCCAATCAAGGCTTCTCCCCCGGCGGCTCGCCTCAA CACATCCCTGTGGTGGGCAGTATATTTGGCGACTCCTTCTATGATCAGCAGTTGGCATCGAGGCAGACCAATGCACTTTCTCACCAG CTGGAGCAGTTCAACATGATCGAGAACCCCATCAGCTCCACCAGCCTTTACAACCAGTGCTCCACCCTCAACTACACACAGGCGGCCATGATGGGCCTCACTGGGAGCAGCCTACAGGACTCTCAGCAGCTGGGCTACAGTAACCACGGCAACATCCCCAACATCATCCTAACAG TCACAGGCGAGTCTCCTCCGAGCCTCTCCAAAGAGCTGACCAACTCTCTGGCCGGTGTTGGTGATGTCAGCTTCGACGCAGACTCTCAGTTTCCTCTGGACGAGCTGAAGATCGATCCACTCACCCTGGACGGACTGCACATGCTCAATGACCCCGACATGGTGCTCGCCGACCCCGCCACCGAGGACACGTTCAGGATGGACAGGCTGTAA
- the crtc1b gene encoding CREB-regulated transcription coactivator 1b isoform X2, protein MASSNNPRKFSEKIALHNQKQAEETAAFEEVMKDLNITRAARLQLQKTQYLQLGQNRGQYYGGSLPNVNQIGNGNIDLPFQNSVLDTSRTTRHHGLVERVYRDRNRITSPHRRPLSVDKHGRQIDSCPYSSVYLSPPPDTSWRRTNSDSALHQSAMNPKPQEVFAGGSQELQPKRVPGTENSESNADKDAQKQLWNDKKDDASKPNACDVPGINIFPSPDQELNPSVLPAAHNTGGSLPDLTNIQFPPPLSTPLDPDDTVAFPSLSSSNSTGSLTTNLTHLGISAASHGIPTSSQPTMTVTAQRRQPPVVPLTLTSDLHLQQSPQQLSPTLSSPVNITQAVPTESLTLEQQLAQYPLFNQLTAQAQAQLLSDLQKQQQALPQGIQLIALPTQASTGTVTATASSPSPDSQTTASISISSYRNQTGSPATQSPTSPVSNQGFSPGGSPQHIPVVGSIFGDSFYDQQLASRQTNALSHQLEQFNMIENPISSTSLYNQCSTLNYTQAAMMGLTGSSLQDSQQLGYSNHGNIPNIILTVTGESPPSLSKELTNSLAGVGDVSFDADSQFPLDELKIDPLTLDGLHMLNDPDMVLADPATEDTFRMDRL, encoded by the exons atGGCGTCCTCTAACAATCCTCGCAAATTTAGCGAAAAAATCGCTTTGCATAATCAGAAACAGGCGGAGGAGACTGCTGCGTTTGAAGAAGTGATGAAAGACTTGAACATCACCAGAGCTGCACGG TTGCAGTTACAGAAGACCCAGTATTTGCAACTAGGGCAGAATCGTGGACAGTACTATGGAGGCTCACTGCCCAATGTCAATCAGATTGGAAATGGCAACATTGACCTGCCTTTTCAG AACTCGGTGCTGGATACCAGTCGGACAACCAGGCACCACGGGCTGGTGGAGCGTGTTTACCGTGACCGGAACCGCATCACATCTCCTCACCGCCGGCCACTGTCAGTCGACAAACACGGACGCCAA ATTGACAGCTGTCCTTACAGCTCAGTTTACCTCTCCCCACCGCCAGACACTAGCTGGAGAAG GACAAATTCGGACTCTGCCTTACACCAGAGCGCCATGAATCCGAAGCCCCAGGAGGTGTTTGCAGGGggatcacaggagctgcagccaAAACGAG TGCCTGGGACGGAGAATTCAGAGTCAAATGCAGACAAGGATGCGCAGAAACAGTTGTGGAATGATAAGAAG GATGATGCATCAAAGCCCAACGCGTGTGATGTCCCGGGAATCAA tatattCCCATCACCAGACCAGGAATTGAACCCATCCGTGCTCCCAGCTGCACACAACACCGGCGGTTCGCTGCCTGATCTGACTAACATCCAGTTCCCTCCTCCGCTATCCACCCCGCTGGACCCCGACGACACCGTGGCCTTCCCCTCCCTCAGCTCGTCCAACAGCACAGGCAGCCTGACCACCAACCTCACCCACCTTGGCATCAGCGCTGCCAGCCACG GGATCCCTACCTCCTCTCAGCCCACCATGACTGTCACGGCACAGCGCCGGCAACCTCCTGTGGTGCCGCTCACCCTCACCTCTGACCTCCATCTTCAACAGTCCCCGCAGCAGCTCTCACCCACCCTGTCCTCACCTGTTAACATCACACAA GCCGTGCCAACGGAGTCGTTGACCCTGGAGCAGCAGCTCGCCCAGTACCCCCTGTTCAACCAGTTGACGGCTCAGGCCCAGGCCCAGCTGCTCAGCGAcctgcagaagcagcagcaggcccTGCCGCAGGGCATCCAGCTCATCGCCTTGCCAACTCAGGCCTCTACTGGTACAGTCACCGCCACTGCAAGCAGCCCCTCACCAGACAGCCAGACGACCgccagcatcagcatcagctcg TACCGCAATCAGACTGGCTCACCAGCCACTCAGTCTCCAACCTCCCCAGTCTCCAATCAAGGCTTCTCCCCCGGCGGCTCGCCTCAA CACATCCCTGTGGTGGGCAGTATATTTGGCGACTCCTTCTATGATCAGCAGTTGGCATCGAGGCAGACCAATGCACTTTCTCACCAG CTGGAGCAGTTCAACATGATCGAGAACCCCATCAGCTCCACCAGCCTTTACAACCAGTGCTCCACCCTCAACTACACACAGGCGGCCATGATGGGCCTCACTGGGAGCAGCCTACAGGACTCTCAGCAGCTGGGCTACAGTAACCACGGCAACATCCCCAACATCATCCTAACAG TCACAGGCGAGTCTCCTCCGAGCCTCTCCAAAGAGCTGACCAACTCTCTGGCCGGTGTTGGTGATGTCAGCTTCGACGCAGACTCTCAGTTTCCTCTGGACGAGCTGAAGATCGATCCACTCACCCTGGACGGACTGCACATGCTCAATGACCCCGACATGGTGCTCGCCGACCCCGCCACCGAGGACACGTTCAGGATGGACAGGCTGTAA
- the crtc1b gene encoding CREB-regulated transcription coactivator 1b isoform X1 → MASSNNPRKFSEKIALHNQKQAEETAAFEEVMKDLNITRAARLQLQKTQYLQLGQNRGQYYGGSLPNVNQIGNGNIDLPFQNSVLDTSRTTRHHGLVERVYRDRNRITSPHRRPLSVDKHGRQIDSCPYSSVYLSPPPDTSWRRTNSDSALHQSAMNPKPQEVFAGGSQELQPKRVLLLTVPGTENSESNADKDAQKQLWNDKKDDASKPNACDVPGINIFPSPDQELNPSVLPAAHNTGGSLPDLTNIQFPPPLSTPLDPDDTVAFPSLSSSNSTGSLTTNLTHLGISAASHGIPTSSQPTMTVTAQRRQPPVVPLTLTSDLHLQQSPQQLSPTLSSPVNITQAVPTESLTLEQQLAQYPLFNQLTAQAQAQLLSDLQKQQQALPQGIQLIALPTQASTGTVTATASSPSPDSQTTASISISSYRNQTGSPATQSPTSPVSNQGFSPGGSPQHIPVVGSIFGDSFYDQQLASRQTNALSHQLEQFNMIENPISSTSLYNQCSTLNYTQAAMMGLTGSSLQDSQQLGYSNHGNIPNIILTVTGESPPSLSKELTNSLAGVGDVSFDADSQFPLDELKIDPLTLDGLHMLNDPDMVLADPATEDTFRMDRL, encoded by the exons atGGCGTCCTCTAACAATCCTCGCAAATTTAGCGAAAAAATCGCTTTGCATAATCAGAAACAGGCGGAGGAGACTGCTGCGTTTGAAGAAGTGATGAAAGACTTGAACATCACCAGAGCTGCACGG TTGCAGTTACAGAAGACCCAGTATTTGCAACTAGGGCAGAATCGTGGACAGTACTATGGAGGCTCACTGCCCAATGTCAATCAGATTGGAAATGGCAACATTGACCTGCCTTTTCAG AACTCGGTGCTGGATACCAGTCGGACAACCAGGCACCACGGGCTGGTGGAGCGTGTTTACCGTGACCGGAACCGCATCACATCTCCTCACCGCCGGCCACTGTCAGTCGACAAACACGGACGCCAA ATTGACAGCTGTCCTTACAGCTCAGTTTACCTCTCCCCACCGCCAGACACTAGCTGGAGAAG GACAAATTCGGACTCTGCCTTACACCAGAGCGCCATGAATCCGAAGCCCCAGGAGGTGTTTGCAGGGggatcacaggagctgcagccaAAACGAG TACTGCTGCTAACAGTGCCTGGGACGGAGAATTCAGAGTCAAATGCAGACAAGGATGCGCAGAAACAGTTGTGGAATGATAAGAAG GATGATGCATCAAAGCCCAACGCGTGTGATGTCCCGGGAATCAA tatattCCCATCACCAGACCAGGAATTGAACCCATCCGTGCTCCCAGCTGCACACAACACCGGCGGTTCGCTGCCTGATCTGACTAACATCCAGTTCCCTCCTCCGCTATCCACCCCGCTGGACCCCGACGACACCGTGGCCTTCCCCTCCCTCAGCTCGTCCAACAGCACAGGCAGCCTGACCACCAACCTCACCCACCTTGGCATCAGCGCTGCCAGCCACG GGATCCCTACCTCCTCTCAGCCCACCATGACTGTCACGGCACAGCGCCGGCAACCTCCTGTGGTGCCGCTCACCCTCACCTCTGACCTCCATCTTCAACAGTCCCCGCAGCAGCTCTCACCCACCCTGTCCTCACCTGTTAACATCACACAA GCCGTGCCAACGGAGTCGTTGACCCTGGAGCAGCAGCTCGCCCAGTACCCCCTGTTCAACCAGTTGACGGCTCAGGCCCAGGCCCAGCTGCTCAGCGAcctgcagaagcagcagcaggcccTGCCGCAGGGCATCCAGCTCATCGCCTTGCCAACTCAGGCCTCTACTGGTACAGTCACCGCCACTGCAAGCAGCCCCTCACCAGACAGCCAGACGACCgccagcatcagcatcagctcg TACCGCAATCAGACTGGCTCACCAGCCACTCAGTCTCCAACCTCCCCAGTCTCCAATCAAGGCTTCTCCCCCGGCGGCTCGCCTCAA CACATCCCTGTGGTGGGCAGTATATTTGGCGACTCCTTCTATGATCAGCAGTTGGCATCGAGGCAGACCAATGCACTTTCTCACCAG CTGGAGCAGTTCAACATGATCGAGAACCCCATCAGCTCCACCAGCCTTTACAACCAGTGCTCCACCCTCAACTACACACAGGCGGCCATGATGGGCCTCACTGGGAGCAGCCTACAGGACTCTCAGCAGCTGGGCTACAGTAACCACGGCAACATCCCCAACATCATCCTAACAG TCACAGGCGAGTCTCCTCCGAGCCTCTCCAAAGAGCTGACCAACTCTCTGGCCGGTGTTGGTGATGTCAGCTTCGACGCAGACTCTCAGTTTCCTCTGGACGAGCTGAAGATCGATCCACTCACCCTGGACGGACTGCACATGCTCAATGACCCCGACATGGTGCTCGCCGACCCCGCCACCGAGGACACGTTCAGGATGGACAGGCTGTAA